A window from Pseudomonas alloputida encodes these proteins:
- a CDS encoding FecR domain-containing protein: MSRAPLDHAVLQAAAGWFARLHAAHNDAAIQAQWHAWLNEDTRHRLAWSYVENINQRFGGLSGQAEQARQVFDSVRRDRHSRRAVLGSLCVAGVAGVLGWGGWQRGWVDSPRAWFATYRTGLGEVRPVTLADGSQLWLNGGTALDVQFDEGSRQLRLYRGEILIESGKDPRPLSVVTRAGRVQPLGTRFSVRDQGLQTTLSVFAGAVQATCSGSGRQTTLQAGQMMVFDAQQVGAPSTAQRLREDWSRGVLVAEDMPLVQMIDILRDYRHGHLGIDPAIGSLRAVGTFPLLDTDRALAMLERALPIRVVRTLPWWVSIEAV; this comes from the coding sequence ATGAGCAGGGCGCCACTCGACCATGCCGTACTGCAAGCGGCTGCCGGTTGGTTCGCACGGCTGCACGCGGCGCACAATGACGCTGCGATCCAGGCGCAGTGGCATGCCTGGCTGAACGAGGATACGCGGCATCGCCTGGCCTGGTCGTACGTAGAGAACATCAATCAGCGCTTTGGCGGCCTCAGCGGCCAGGCAGAGCAGGCTCGGCAAGTGTTCGACAGCGTGCGCCGTGACCGGCATTCGCGCAGGGCCGTGCTCGGTAGCCTCTGTGTGGCGGGTGTGGCAGGTGTGTTGGGGTGGGGCGGATGGCAGCGCGGTTGGGTCGACTCGCCACGTGCCTGGTTCGCCACTTACCGCACCGGCCTGGGTGAGGTGCGGCCGGTCACCCTGGCCGATGGCAGCCAGCTGTGGCTGAACGGCGGGACGGCGCTGGATGTGCAGTTCGATGAGGGCTCAAGGCAATTGCGCCTGTATCGCGGAGAAATCCTGATCGAGTCCGGCAAGGACCCACGTCCACTTTCCGTGGTGACGAGGGCTGGGCGGGTGCAACCGCTCGGCACGCGCTTCAGTGTCCGGGACCAGGGGTTGCAGACCACCTTGAGCGTATTTGCCGGCGCAGTGCAGGCAACTTGCTCCGGCAGCGGCAGACAAACCACGTTGCAAGCCGGGCAAATGATGGTGTTCGACGCGCAGCAAGTCGGCGCCCCATCAACTGCACAACGCTTGCGCGAGGATTGGAGCCGCGGTGTGTTGGTGGCGGAGGACATGCCGCTGGTTCAGATGATCGACATTCTGCGCGATTACCGCCATGGCCACTTGGGCATCGACCCAGCGATTGGCAGCCTGCGTGCGGTCGGTACCTTCCCGTTGCTCGATACCGACCGTGCGTTGGCCATGCTCGAGCGTGCGTTGCCCATCCGGGTTGTGCGTACCTTGCCTTGGTGGGTCTCCATCGAGGCGGTCTGA
- a CDS encoding TonB-dependent siderophore receptor, which translates to MLLRDSASAHRHPLALAIFLALGGHVAVAEADSSAAAQRVVFDIPAGPLARQLNLLASQAGLLIGGDAALTANKQSQAVHALSVDVALAQMLAGTGVAAVRTGEREFQLVSQAEDAAGAVTLGATTISGQGLGAVTEATGAYATGRSSTATKLPMSLRETPQSVTVVTRQRMDDQNMKNLDDVMRNATGVTIIKNGSERSLYQARGQTVDNLQIDGVPTNIGNPYSMDTISKPNTDIYDRVEVVRGATGLMEGAGNPSASINLVRKRPTAERQALIETSVGSWDDYKTMVDLSAPLNEAGTLRGRSVITYNNANSYLDTAQKENQLFYGIIEADLAESTLATFGFTYQKERNSGYDWSGLPSKESGAFYPVSRSTSLTGDWNHLDKRNTTVFADIQHTFANGWKGVVAVNQMWAKSDFLGNYTYPGGGPDLFTLNPRHFHFDDTQTSIDGYFTGPFQLLGRQHELIVGGNWNKDDFDYHGGRDATYRYIVDMNNLAAFDPPKPTALNVNQWQYNRTQEQKGVYVASRFSLTDSTTFILGSRLSWYSHDSLDDTNGVREPTDHKHFSKSGEVTPYAGLVQDLNENWSAYASYTEIFKPQSAQDAEGTTLQPMTGSNYEIGLKGEFLDKRLQTAIALFQADQTGRAERVTCAQTWACYRASDKVRNKGIELELTGEVLANWNVSAGYTYTQSKYIGGEQKGEDFNGASPRHLFKVATDYRLPGALNQLRVGGSFYAQSKMTQTEVGEDYKIQQDAYHLTNLHAIYEINKRLEVQYNLDNVFDKKYYQTLGNPNYWNFYGEPRNFNVALRARF; encoded by the coding sequence ATGCTGCTTCGCGACTCTGCCTCCGCGCACCGTCATCCGTTGGCCCTGGCCATTTTCCTAGCCCTTGGCGGCCACGTTGCCGTCGCCGAGGCCGACAGCAGTGCTGCAGCCCAACGCGTGGTATTCGACATTCCAGCCGGGCCATTGGCGCGCCAACTGAACCTGTTGGCCAGCCAGGCCGGGCTGTTGATCGGCGGTGATGCGGCGCTGACGGCCAACAAGCAGAGCCAGGCGGTGCACGCCTTGAGCGTAGACGTGGCGCTGGCGCAGATGCTGGCCGGCACCGGTGTGGCGGCCGTGCGCACGGGTGAGCGGGAGTTCCAGCTGGTGAGCCAGGCCGAAGATGCGGCAGGCGCGGTGACCTTGGGCGCCACCACCATCTCGGGCCAGGGCCTGGGTGCTGTGACGGAGGCTACAGGGGCTTATGCGACGGGCCGTTCGTCCACTGCCACCAAGCTGCCGATGAGCCTGCGTGAAACGCCCCAGTCGGTCACGGTGGTCACCCGTCAGCGCATGGACGACCAGAATATGAAGAACCTTGACGACGTAATGCGTAACGCCACCGGCGTCACCATCATCAAGAACGGCAGCGAGCGCTCGCTGTACCAGGCTCGCGGGCAGACGGTCGACAACCTGCAGATTGATGGCGTGCCGACCAACATTGGCAACCCGTACTCGATGGATACCATTTCCAAGCCCAACACCGACATCTACGACCGCGTGGAAGTGGTGCGGGGCGCCACCGGCCTGATGGAAGGCGCGGGTAATCCGTCGGCCTCCATCAACCTGGTCCGCAAGCGGCCCACGGCCGAGCGCCAGGCGTTGATCGAAACATCGGTCGGCTCCTGGGACGACTACAAGACCATGGTCGACCTGTCTGCGCCGCTGAACGAAGCAGGCACCCTGCGCGGCCGCTCGGTCATTACGTACAACAATGCCAACAGCTACCTGGACACTGCCCAGAAAGAGAACCAACTGTTCTATGGCATCATCGAGGCCGACCTGGCTGAGTCAACCCTGGCCACCTTCGGGTTTACCTACCAGAAGGAACGCAACTCCGGTTATGACTGGTCGGGCCTCCCCAGCAAGGAGAGCGGCGCGTTCTACCCGGTTTCGCGCTCTACCTCGCTGACCGGCGACTGGAACCACCTGGACAAGCGCAATACCACCGTGTTCGCCGACATCCAGCATACCTTTGCCAACGGCTGGAAGGGCGTGGTGGCCGTGAACCAGATGTGGGCCAAGTCGGACTTTCTCGGTAACTACACCTACCCGGGTGGCGGCCCCGACCTGTTCACCCTCAACCCGCGCCACTTTCACTTCGATGACACCCAGACCAGCATCGACGGCTATTTCACCGGCCCGTTCCAGCTGCTGGGCCGCCAGCATGAGCTGATCGTGGGTGGCAATTGGAACAAGGACGATTTCGACTATCACGGGGGGCGCGATGCCACCTACCGCTACATCGTCGACATGAACAACCTGGCAGCGTTCGATCCGCCCAAGCCGACAGCCCTCAACGTCAACCAGTGGCAATACAACCGCACTCAGGAGCAAAAGGGCGTGTACGTGGCCAGCCGGTTCAGCCTTACCGACAGCACCACGTTCATTCTGGGCAGCCGCCTGAGCTGGTACAGCCACGATTCGCTGGACGACACCAATGGCGTGCGTGAGCCCACAGACCATAAGCATTTTTCCAAGAGTGGCGAAGTCACACCTTATGCGGGCCTTGTGCAGGACCTGAACGAGAACTGGTCGGCATACGCCAGCTACACCGAAATCTTCAAGCCGCAGAGCGCGCAAGATGCGGAGGGCACCACGCTCCAGCCGATGACCGGCAGCAACTACGAAATCGGTTTGAAGGGTGAGTTTCTGGACAAGCGCTTGCAAACCGCCATCGCGCTGTTCCAGGCCGACCAGACCGGCCGGGCCGAGCGGGTGACCTGTGCGCAGACTTGGGCTTGCTATCGTGCCTCCGACAAGGTGCGCAACAAAGGTATCGAGCTGGAGCTGACCGGTGAGGTGCTGGCGAACTGGAATGTATCGGCGGGGTACACCTACACCCAGTCCAAGTACATCGGTGGCGAGCAGAAAGGTGAAGACTTCAACGGCGCCTCGCCGCGCCACCTGTTCAAGGTTGCGACCGACTACCGCCTGCCAGGCGCGCTCAACCAGCTGCGTGTGGGTGGCAGCTTCTATGCGCAGAGCAAGATGACCCAGACTGAGGTTGGCGAAGACTACAAGATCCAGCAGGACGCATACCACCTGACGAACCTGCATGCGATCTACGAGATCAACAAGCGTCTTGAAGTGCAGTACAACCTGGACAACGTGTTTGACAAAAAGTACTACCAGACCTTGGGTAACCCCAATTACTGGAACTTCTATGGCGAGCCGCGCAATTTCAACGTGGCGTTGCGGGCCAGGTTCTAG
- a CDS encoding arsenic resistance protein, with the protein MTREQLETRQIPIYFAAVLAAIAFGLLASDAARQLEALITPAIAVLMYAMFLQIPFLNLRQGLGNRRFITALLLANFILVPLLVWAITRGLVEHPAILVGALLVLLTPCIDYVVVFTHIGKGDSRLTLSATPLLLLAQLVLLPVYLALMLGGSSQVAISITPFLEAFVLLIVLPMALAVLTSAGARRSRAVATWNDAWAWLPVPAMALVLMVVIASQIDVVLRDFDRLLPVIPVYIGFMLLAPVLGFICARLLRLPASEARSVTFSAATRNSLVVLPLALALPEEMRGLAAAAVITQTLVELVSELIYVRAVPRLVR; encoded by the coding sequence TTGACCAGAGAGCAACTCGAAACCCGGCAGATCCCCATCTACTTCGCCGCCGTACTGGCCGCTATCGCCTTCGGCCTGCTGGCCAGCGACGCTGCGCGCCAGCTTGAAGCCCTGATCACCCCCGCCATCGCCGTGCTGATGTACGCGATGTTCCTGCAAATACCCTTCCTCAACCTACGCCAGGGCCTGGGTAACCGCCGCTTCATCACGGCCCTGCTACTGGCCAATTTCATTCTCGTTCCGCTGCTTGTCTGGGCCATCACCCGCGGGCTGGTGGAACACCCGGCGATCCTCGTCGGGGCCTTGCTGGTGCTGCTTACGCCCTGCATCGACTACGTGGTGGTGTTCACCCACATTGGCAAAGGCGACTCACGCCTGACCCTGTCCGCAACCCCCCTGTTATTGCTGGCGCAACTGGTGCTGCTGCCGGTGTACCTGGCCCTGATGCTGGGTGGCAGCAGCCAGGTGGCAATCTCCATCACCCCGTTCCTGGAAGCCTTCGTGCTGTTGATCGTGTTGCCGATGGCCCTCGCGGTGCTCACCAGCGCCGGTGCCCGGCGCTCGCGCGCAGTCGCGACCTGGAACGACGCCTGGGCGTGGTTGCCGGTGCCGGCCATGGCCTTGGTGCTGATGGTGGTGATCGCTTCGCAGATTGACGTGGTACTGCGTGATTTCGACCGTTTGCTGCCGGTGATTCCGGTATACATCGGCTTCATGCTGCTGGCGCCGGTGCTCGGCTTCATCTGTGCGCGCCTGCTGCGCCTGCCGGCCAGCGAGGCACGCTCGGTGACGTTCAGCGCAGCCACGCGCAACTCGCTGGTGGTGCTGCCGCTGGCGCTGGCGTTGCCAGAAGAGATGCGCGGGTTGGCGGCAGCAGCCGTGATCACGCAAACCCTGGTAGAGCTGGTGAGTGAACTGATCTATGTACGGGCAGTTCCACGCCTCGTACGCTGA
- the glyA gene encoding serine hydroxymethyltransferase, giving the protein MFSRDLTIAKYDAELFEAMQQEALRQEEHIELIASENYTSPAVMEAQGSVLTNKYAEGYPGKRYYGGCEYVDVVEQLAIDRAKELFGADYANVQPHAGSQANAAVYLALLSAGDTILGMSLAHGGHLTHGASVSSSGKLYNAIQYGIDGNGLIDYDEVERLAVEHKPKMIVAGFSAYSQVLDFARFRAIADKVGAYLFVDMAHVAGLVAAGVYPNPVPFADVVTTTTHKTLRGPRGGLILARANADIEKKLNSAVFPGAQGGPLEHVIAAKAICFKEALQPEFKAYQQQVVKNAQAMASVFIERGFDVVSGGTQNHLFLLSLIKQEISGKDADAALGKAFITVNKNSVPNDPRSPFVTSGLRFGTPAVTTRGFKEAECKELAGWICDILADLNNEAVIDAVREKVKAICKKLPVYGN; this is encoded by the coding sequence ATGTTCAGCCGTGATTTGACCATTGCCAAGTACGACGCCGAGCTCTTCGAAGCCATGCAGCAAGAAGCTCTGCGCCAGGAAGAGCATATCGAGCTGATCGCTTCGGAAAACTACACCAGCCCGGCAGTCATGGAAGCCCAGGGCTCGGTCCTGACCAACAAGTACGCCGAAGGCTACCCAGGCAAGCGCTACTACGGCGGTTGCGAGTACGTCGACGTCGTCGAGCAACTGGCCATCGACCGTGCCAAGGAGCTGTTCGGCGCCGACTACGCCAACGTACAGCCGCACGCTGGCTCCCAGGCCAACGCTGCCGTCTACCTGGCCCTGCTGTCGGCCGGTGACACCATCCTGGGCATGAGCCTGGCACACGGTGGCCACCTGACCCACGGTGCTTCGGTAAGCTCCTCGGGCAAGCTGTACAACGCCATCCAGTACGGCATCGACGGCAATGGCCTGATCGACTACGACGAAGTCGAGCGCCTGGCTGTCGAGCACAAGCCCAAGATGATCGTTGCCGGCTTCTCGGCCTACTCGCAGGTTCTGGACTTCGCCCGCTTCCGCGCCATCGCCGACAAGGTCGGTGCCTACCTGTTCGTCGACATGGCCCACGTTGCCGGCCTGGTTGCCGCTGGCGTGTACCCGAACCCTGTTCCGTTCGCCGACGTGGTCACCACCACCACCCACAAGACCCTGCGCGGCCCGCGCGGCGGCCTGATCCTGGCCCGTGCCAACGCCGACATCGAGAAGAAGCTGAACTCCGCCGTCTTCCCGGGCGCCCAGGGCGGCCCGCTGGAGCACGTCATCGCGGCCAAGGCCATCTGCTTCAAGGAAGCCCTGCAGCCAGAGTTCAAGGCTTACCAGCAGCAGGTCGTGAAGAACGCCCAGGCCATGGCCAGCGTGTTCATCGAGCGCGGTTTCGACGTGGTTTCCGGTGGCACCCAGAACCACCTGTTCCTGCTGTCGCTGATCAAGCAGGAAATCTCCGGTAAGGATGCTGACGCCGCCCTGGGCAAAGCCTTCATCACCGTCAACAAGAACTCGGTACCGAACGACCCGCGTTCGCCGTTCGTTACCTCGGGCCTGCGTTTCGGCACCCCAGCCGTGACCACCCGTGGTTTCAAGGAAGCCGAGTGCAAGGAACTGGCCGGCTGGATCTGCGACATCCTGGCCGACCTGAACAACGAAGCGGTGATCGACGCCGTCCGTGAGAAGGTCAAGGCCATCTGCAAGAAGCTGCCGGTTTACGGCAACTGA
- a CDS encoding sensor domain-containing protein, producing the protein MTNLTHPSSLRSAPQAPATLLRGSIKGALALLALILLGLLLWQLFAQFNHTQAELRKQSLDASAELADHLSLNMALKAQQAVNVVQPYPDAPTPAALPSLLGTLRERLPALQSVAWLDNVGQLRADSLAGSPDRQSLDELLVLSQGRPYFFTNSADNHLLYLLLRQDAAQGSGYWLLRLSPDYYRELTLHLEGSGHPQWLLENSRSGEVLQRHAAADTGDEPLQSVMLAFIENSTWQLRGLFDAKLAQQKLLPALLGKCLLVLFCALLPVLALINMRRRQRALQEDRRRYQEIFEGTGVALCVLDLSSLPGQLDRYHLRNRAALKHSLALDPNLRRSLLLELKITEVNQVARQLLNIDCHEGAWQRLIDGTGDSRDSVGMQLIDALIEQRPLLELEVRLPTPQGTELHLWLMARLPLQRRDYQAVILSISDITSRKQVELSLLERESFWSDVVRTVPDQLYVQDVPSQRMIFSNRHLGQTLGYDRTELAQMGDRFWELLLHPEDAAHYQALRRQQRDNCHDQPLHCQLRFRHRDGSWRCYDIREQVLTRNAEGLVTRIIGVGKDVTVQIEASQSLRDSEQRYRMLAESISDVIFSTDNQLKLNYVSPSVQSVLGYQADWIFANGWQSIVANPAQLTGIYSLMERVSKAMGDPAQMAQLCSQLPTQLFLFDCLRADGRKIPIELRLVLVWDDDQRFEGVLGVGRDISQQRRAEKDLRMAATVFEHSTSAILITDPAGYIVQANEAFSRVSGYAVSEVLDQLPGMLTVDEQQEGHLRYVVKQLHQRGSWEGEVWLKRRDGDHYPAWVGITAVLDDEGDLASYVCFFTDISERKASEQRIHRLAYYDALTHLPNRTLFQDRLYNALQQAERQKAWVVLMFLDLDRFKPINDSLGHAAGDRMLKDMALRLLACVDDDDTVARMGGDEFTLLLQPRPTREMALNRAIHVAENILGSLVRPFVLENREFFVTASIGIALSPQDGSELSQLMKNADTAMYHAKERGKNNFQFYQAEMNASALERLELESDLRHAMEQNEFILYYQPQFSGDGKRLTGAEALLRWRHPTRGLVPPGDFIPVIEELALVVDVGDWVLREASRQLKAWHKAKVRVPKVSVNISARQFSDGQLGTRIANILEESGLPPACLELELTESILMREVNEALQILASLKNLGLSIAVDDFGTGYSSLNYLKQFPIDVLKIDRTFVDGLPEGEQDAQIARAIIAMAHSLNLAVIAEGVETHEQLEFLREHGCDEVQGYLFGRPMPAHQFEAQFSNETLFMFH; encoded by the coding sequence TTGACCAACCTTACTCATCCGTCGTCATTGCGTTCCGCCCCACAAGCACCCGCGACTCTCCTGCGCGGGTCGATCAAGGGTGCGCTGGCGCTGCTGGCCCTGATCCTGCTGGGCCTGCTGCTGTGGCAGCTGTTCGCCCAGTTCAATCATACCCAGGCCGAATTGCGCAAACAGAGCCTGGACGCCTCCGCGGAACTGGCCGACCACCTGAGCCTGAACATGGCGCTCAAGGCGCAACAGGCCGTGAACGTGGTGCAACCCTACCCTGATGCACCGACACCTGCCGCCCTGCCCAGCCTGCTCGGTACCCTGCGCGAACGCCTTCCCGCCCTGCAGAGCGTGGCCTGGCTGGACAACGTCGGGCAGCTACGCGCCGACAGCCTGGCCGGCAGCCCCGACCGCCAGTCACTTGACGAGTTGCTCGTGCTGAGCCAGGGACGCCCGTACTTCTTCACCAATTCGGCCGACAACCACCTCCTGTACCTGTTGCTGCGCCAGGATGCCGCACAGGGTAGCGGCTACTGGCTGCTGCGCCTGTCACCGGACTATTACCGCGAGCTCACCCTCCACCTCGAGGGCAGTGGCCACCCGCAGTGGCTGCTGGAAAACAGCCGCAGCGGCGAGGTGCTGCAGCGCCATGCCGCAGCCGACACCGGCGACGAGCCGCTGCAAAGCGTGATGCTGGCCTTTATCGAAAACAGCACCTGGCAGCTACGCGGTCTGTTCGACGCCAAACTGGCCCAGCAAAAATTATTGCCGGCGCTGCTCGGCAAGTGCCTGCTGGTGCTGTTCTGCGCCCTGCTGCCAGTGCTGGCGCTGATCAACATGCGTCGCCGCCAACGGGCTCTGCAGGAAGACCGCCGGCGTTATCAGGAAATTTTTGAAGGCACCGGCGTTGCCCTGTGCGTGCTCGACCTGTCCAGCCTGCCCGGCCAGCTCGACCGCTACCACCTGCGTAACCGGGCCGCGCTCAAGCACAGCCTGGCGCTGGACCCGAACCTGCGCCGCTCGCTGCTGCTGGAGCTGAAGATCACCGAGGTCAACCAAGTGGCGCGCCAGCTGCTGAACATCGACTGCCACGAAGGTGCCTGGCAGCGGCTGATCGATGGCACTGGCGACAGCCGAGACAGCGTCGGCATGCAACTGATCGACGCACTGATCGAACAACGCCCGTTGCTGGAGCTGGAAGTGCGCCTGCCGACACCGCAGGGCACCGAGCTGCACCTGTGGCTGATGGCGCGCCTGCCGCTGCAGCGCCGTGATTATCAGGCGGTGATCCTCAGCATCAGCGATATCACCAGCCGCAAACAGGTGGAGCTGTCGCTACTGGAACGCGAAAGTTTCTGGTCGGACGTGGTACGCACCGTACCCGACCAGTTGTATGTGCAGGATGTGCCGAGCCAGCGGATGATCTTCAGCAACCGCCACCTCGGCCAGACCCTGGGCTACGACCGCACCGAGCTGGCACAGATGGGCGACCGCTTCTGGGAGCTGCTGCTGCACCCCGAGGACGCCGCACACTACCAGGCACTGCGCCGCCAACAGCGCGACAACTGTCATGACCAACCGCTGCACTGCCAGCTGCGCTTCCGCCACCGCGACGGAAGCTGGCGCTGCTACGACATCCGCGAGCAGGTGCTGACCCGCAACGCCGAAGGCCTGGTGACGCGCATCATCGGTGTGGGCAAGGATGTGACCGTTCAGATCGAGGCCAGCCAGTCGCTACGTGACAGCGAGCAACGCTACCGCATGCTCGCCGAAAGCATCAGCGACGTGATCTTTTCCACCGACAACCAGCTCAAGCTCAACTATGTCAGCCCCTCGGTACAGAGCGTGCTGGGCTACCAGGCCGACTGGATCTTCGCCAACGGCTGGCAGTCGATCGTCGCCAACCCGGCCCAGCTCACTGGCATCTACAGCCTGATGGAGCGTGTCAGCAAGGCCATGGGCGATCCGGCGCAGATGGCGCAACTGTGCAGCCAGTTACCCACCCAACTGTTCCTGTTCGACTGCCTGCGTGCCGATGGCCGCAAGATCCCGATCGAGCTGCGCCTGGTGCTGGTGTGGGACGATGACCAGCGCTTCGAAGGCGTACTCGGGGTGGGCCGCGACATCAGCCAGCAACGTCGTGCCGAAAAAGACCTGCGCATGGCCGCGACCGTATTCGAACATTCCACGTCGGCGATCCTCATCACCGACCCGGCCGGCTATATCGTTCAGGCCAACGAGGCGTTCAGCCGCGTCAGCGGTTACGCCGTCAGTGAAGTGCTCGACCAACTGCCGGGCATGCTCACTGTCGACGAACAGCAGGAAGGCCACCTGCGCTATGTGGTCAAGCAACTGCACCAGCGCGGCAGCTGGGAAGGTGAGGTGTGGCTCAAGCGCCGTGACGGCGACCACTACCCGGCCTGGGTCGGCATCACCGCGGTACTGGACGACGAAGGCGACCTGGCCAGCTACGTGTGCTTCTTCACCGACATCAGCGAACGCAAGGCCAGCGAACAGCGCATCCACCGCCTGGCCTACTACGACGCCCTTACCCACCTGCCCAACCGCACACTGTTCCAGGACCGTTTGTACAACGCCCTGCAGCAGGCCGAGCGGCAGAAGGCCTGGGTGGTGCTGATGTTCCTCGACCTCGACCGCTTCAAACCGATCAACGACTCCCTCGGCCATGCGGCCGGCGACCGCATGCTCAAGGACATGGCCCTGCGCCTGCTGGCCTGCGTGGATGACGACGACACGGTGGCACGCATGGGCGGCGACGAGTTCACCCTGTTGCTGCAACCGCGCCCCACCCGTGAAATGGCCCTGAACCGCGCCATCCACGTGGCCGAGAACATCCTCGGCAGCCTGGTGCGGCCGTTCGTGCTGGAAAACCGCGAGTTCTTCGTTACCGCCAGCATCGGCATCGCCCTCAGCCCGCAGGATGGCAGTGAGCTGAGCCAGCTGATGAAGAACGCCGACACCGCCATGTACCACGCCAAGGAGCGCGGCAAGAACAACTTCCAGTTCTACCAGGCCGAAATGAACGCCAGCGCCCTGGAGCGCCTGGAGCTGGAAAGCGACCTGCGCCATGCCATGGAGCAGAACGAATTCATCCTCTATTACCAGCCGCAGTTCAGCGGCGACGGCAAGCGCCTGACCGGCGCCGAAGCGCTGCTGCGCTGGCGTCACCCGACCCGAGGCCTGGTGCCGCCGGGCGACTTCATCCCGGTGATCGAGGAACTGGCCCTGGTGGTGGACGTGGGCGACTGGGTGCTGCGCGAGGCCAGCCGCCAGCTCAAGGCCTGGCACAAGGCCAAGGTGCGGGTGCCGAAAGTGTCGGTGAATATTTCGGCGCGGCAGTTCTCCGACGGCCAGCTAGGCACGCGGATTGCCAACATCCTGGAAGAAAGCGGCCTGCCGCCGGCATGCCTGGAACTGGAGTTGACTGAAAGCATCCTGATGCGCGAGGTGAACGAGGCGCTGCAGATTCTTGCCAGCCTGAAGAACCTCGGCCTGAGCATTGCGGTAGACGACTTCGGCACCGGCTACTCGTCGCTCAACTACCTCAAGCAGTTCCCCATCGACGTCCTGAAGATCGACCGGACCTTCGTCGACGGCCTGCCCGAAGGCGAGCAGGACGCGCAGATTGCCCGGGCGATCATCGCCATGGCCCACAGCCTCAACCTGGCAGTCATCGCCGAGGGCGTGGAAACCCACGAACAGCTGGAGTTCCTGCGCGAGCATGGTTGCGACGAGGTGCAGGGCTATCTGTTCGGGCGGCCGATGCCAGCGCATCAGTTCGAGGCGCAATTCTCCAACGAGACCTTGTTCATGTTCCATTGA